In one Nostoc sp. KVJ3 genomic region, the following are encoded:
- a CDS encoding peptidase domain-containing ABC transporter: protein MAQNISAQLLTLQQFNNTLGYSLSTEEFQHCLEQVKFINPKVGKFWQGTNAQPGIYIAIAGKVRLLDNADELIATLESGDSFGEFTLFKEGDFKAYAARASVNLQLCFIPSEVLWPLMAKYPQIREHLWTKALSRNPQQPDSDQPPVLPSDSKRLHEPKILSTPAVEPATKKISKAYFPNSTQRVGHLLQRVIRRYPFFAQQSGSDCGAACLVMVSRYWGKNFSVNRLRDIANVDRNGSSLRGLSAAAESIGFATRPVKASLDQLAKQKLPAIAHWEGKHYIVVYEITPKQVIVADPGIGQRTLTHQEFKANWTGYTLLLQPTAWLKDAKETTTPFWQFFELMKPHSLVMLEVFVASLFIQIFGLVTPLFTQLILDRVVVQRSELTLTAVGLGLLIFSLFRVAMTGLRQYLLDHTANKVDLALIVGFIRHTLRLPLSYFESRYVGDIISRVQENRKIQRFLSGEALSILLDLVTVFIYLGLMFWYSWKMALLVLVIIPPFFLLALIATPFLQKISREIFNAVAKESSYLIEALSGIRTVKSTAVEQTVRWHWEELLSKEVKTNFSGQIISNRLQIFSNTIEAVLTTVLLWFGAYQVIHNELTIGQLVAFNMLLGNIITPFQRLTVLWNQLQEVVIAVERINDVLDAEPEEDLQHQVRQSLPSIQGNIRFDNVTFRYHPESDINVLENLSFEVQSGQMVALVGRSGSGKTTISKLVLGLYSPTDGKVLIDGQDINSLSLRSLREQVGVVDQDTFLFGGTIRENISLAHPGATLAEIIEAARLAGADQFIKNLPMGYETQIGEGGGMLSGGQRQRIAIAKALLGNPKLLILDEATSHLDAESERIIQTNLNTILKDRTTLVIAHRLSTVRNADLILVLDRGVLIESGTHQELMAKRGHYFYLNHQQLDVAG from the coding sequence ATGGCGCAAAATATATCTGCTCAGTTGCTGACTCTACAACAGTTCAACAATACTCTAGGTTATTCTCTTTCTACAGAGGAATTTCAACACTGTCTTGAACAAGTTAAATTTATCAACCCAAAAGTCGGCAAATTCTGGCAAGGAACTAATGCTCAACCAGGTATATATATTGCGATCGCTGGCAAAGTCAGGTTACTAGATAACGCCGATGAGTTAATCGCCACTTTAGAATCGGGAGACTCATTTGGGGAATTTACCTTGTTTAAGGAGGGTGACTTTAAAGCTTATGCTGCAAGAGCTTCAGTCAACTTACAACTGTGTTTTATTCCGAGTGAAGTATTGTGGCCATTGATGGCTAAATATCCCCAAATTCGGGAGCATTTATGGACTAAAGCACTGTCCCGTAATCCCCAACAGCCAGACTCAGATCAGCCGCCAGTACTGCCATCTGACTCCAAACGGCTGCATGAACCGAAGATTTTGTCAACGCCAGCAGTAGAGCCAGCCACGAAAAAGATTAGCAAAGCCTATTTTCCCAACTCCACACAGCGAGTCGGGCATTTATTGCAACGTGTGATTCGGCGCTATCCATTTTTTGCCCAACAGAGTGGATCGGATTGTGGTGCAGCTTGTTTAGTGATGGTATCTCGCTATTGGGGGAAAAACTTTAGTGTAAATCGCTTGCGAGATATCGCCAATGTTGACCGCAATGGCTCATCGTTGCGGGGGTTATCGGCGGCGGCGGAAAGCATTGGATTTGCGACGCGACCGGTGAAAGCGAGTCTTGACCAATTAGCCAAGCAAAAATTACCTGCGATCGCTCACTGGGAAGGCAAGCATTACATTGTTGTCTACGAAATTACCCCTAAACAGGTAATTGTGGCAGATCCTGGTATTGGTCAACGTACCCTCACCCACCAAGAATTTAAAGCCAACTGGACTGGCTATACACTGCTGCTGCAACCCACAGCCTGGTTAAAGGATGCTAAAGAGACTACAACTCCCTTTTGGCAATTCTTTGAATTGATGAAGCCTCACTCTTTAGTGATGCTGGAAGTGTTTGTCGCTTCCTTATTTATCCAGATTTTTGGACTTGTTACTCCCTTATTTACCCAGCTAATTTTAGACCGTGTAGTAGTGCAGCGTTCTGAACTAACCTTAACAGCAGTGGGATTAGGGTTACTGATTTTTAGTTTATTCCGTGTGGCGATGACAGGATTGCGGCAATATCTGTTAGACCACACAGCGAATAAGGTAGATTTAGCATTAATTGTCGGATTTATTCGCCATACCCTGCGGCTACCCTTGAGTTACTTTGAGTCTCGTTATGTGGGGGATATTATCTCTCGTGTACAGGAAAACCGCAAAATTCAACGCTTCCTTTCCGGTGAGGCGTTGTCCATCCTGCTAGATTTAGTCACTGTCTTTATCTATTTAGGATTGATGTTTTGGTACAGTTGGAAAATGGCGTTGTTGGTATTAGTAATAATACCGCCTTTTTTCCTCTTGGCATTGATTGCCACACCTTTTTTACAAAAGATTTCTAGGGAAATATTTAATGCTGTTGCCAAGGAAAGTAGCTATTTGATTGAAGCCCTTTCTGGTATACGAACGGTTAAATCCACAGCCGTAGAACAGACAGTGCGTTGGCATTGGGAAGAGTTATTAAGTAAAGAAGTAAAAACTAACTTTTCCGGTCAAATTATCAGCAATCGCTTGCAAATATTCAGCAACACAATTGAAGCAGTGCTAACTACTGTCTTGCTGTGGTTTGGGGCGTATCAAGTTATTCACAACGAGTTAACTATTGGGCAATTGGTGGCATTTAATATGCTGCTGGGAAATATTATTACACCCTTCCAACGATTAACGGTTTTGTGGAATCAATTGCAAGAAGTGGTGATTGCGGTGGAACGCATTAATGATGTATTGGATGCGGAACCAGAAGAGGATTTGCAGCATCAAGTCCGGCAATCTTTACCATCAATTCAAGGTAATATTCGCTTTGACAACGTGACATTTCGCTATCACCCTGAAAGCGATATCAATGTTTTAGAAAATCTCAGTTTTGAAGTCCAAAGTGGGCAAATGGTTGCCCTAGTGGGACGGAGTGGTTCGGGTAAAACCACGATTTCTAAACTGGTTTTGGGGTTATATTCTCCCACAGATGGCAAAGTGTTGATTGATGGGCAAGATATTAACAGTCTTTCATTGCGTTCTCTCCGCGAACAGGTTGGAGTAGTTGACCAAGATACCTTTTTGTTTGGCGGAACGATTCGGGAAAATATTAGCTTGGCACATCCTGGGGCAACATTAGCAGAGATTATTGAGGCGGCGCGATTGGCGGGTGCCGATCAGTTCATTAAAAACTTACCTATGGGTTATGAAACCCAGATTGGGGAAGGAGGGGGGATGTTGTCTGGGGGACAGCGACAAAGAATTGCGATCGCAAAAGCATTGTTAGGAAATCCCAAACTGTTGATTTTAGATGAAGCGACTTCCCATCTAGATGCAGAGTCAGAAAGGATTATTCAGACAAATTTAAACACAATCCTTAAGGACAGAACCACCTTAGTAATAGCTCATCGCCTTTCAACCGTGCGGAATGCAGATTTGATTTTAGTGCTAGATCGCGGCGTGTTGATTGAGAGTGGGACTCATCAAGAGTTGATGGCAAAGCGGGGACATTATTTTTATCTCAATCATCAGCAGTTGGATGTTGCAGGGTGA
- a CDS encoding phosphotransferase family protein: MTFILNSQNVFNYLLEKGLCNQSEQPPIKIEQLTAKNFNLLLTLPGDRKLLVKQERHNPEGKAAGEFLTEWRIQEFLQQFPNLGNYRSFLPEVLHFDVENSIIVFRYLDDYRDLMDFYTKENNFSTEIATAIGNTLGTIHCDTFNRQEYQEFFTKNSDNLMSDQVSHLVRRLERVEPEIFGIVPAEGLKFFALYQRYDSLGQAIAELGNAVTPSCLTHNDLKLNNILLYKNWQYSSNNIIRLIDWERSAWGDPAFDLGTLISSYVQIWLTNLVISNSLSIEESLRLAITPLELLQPSIGTLTQAYLNTFPEILKHRPDFLQRVVQFTGFALIQQIQGMIQYQKSFGNMGIAMLQVAKTLLSRPIQSMPTIFGAAAVELTHLSNSPV, from the coding sequence ATGACATTTATCTTAAACTCACAGAATGTTTTCAATTATTTGCTTGAAAAAGGATTATGTAATCAATCAGAGCAACCACCCATTAAGATAGAACAACTTACAGCCAAGAATTTCAATTTGTTGCTGACTTTACCAGGCGATCGCAAACTTCTAGTTAAGCAAGAACGACACAATCCAGAAGGGAAAGCAGCTGGTGAATTTTTAACCGAGTGGCGAATTCAAGAGTTTCTCCAACAATTTCCCAACCTTGGCAACTACCGCTCATTTTTACCAGAGGTACTCCATTTTGATGTTGAAAATTCGATTATTGTCTTTAGATATCTGGATGATTATCGAGATTTAATGGATTTCTACACCAAAGAAAATAATTTTTCTACAGAAATCGCTACGGCAATTGGGAATACTTTAGGAACTATCCATTGTGATACTTTCAACCGCCAAGAATATCAGGAATTCTTTACTAAAAATTCAGATAATTTAATGAGCGATCAAGTATCACATTTAGTTCGGAGATTAGAACGGGTTGAACCGGAAATTTTTGGTATAGTCCCTGCTGAGGGGTTAAAGTTTTTTGCTCTATATCAACGTTATGATAGCTTGGGACAGGCGATCGCTGAATTGGGGAATGCTGTAACGCCCTCTTGTCTTACTCACAATGATTTGAAACTAAATAATATTCTCCTCTACAAAAATTGGCAATATTCTAGTAACAATATTATCCGGCTAATCGATTGGGAACGCTCTGCTTGGGGAGATCCAGCTTTTGATTTAGGAACCCTAATTAGCAGCTATGTCCAAATCTGGCTAACTAACTTGGTTATCAGTAATTCTTTGAGCATTGAAGAGTCTTTACGCTTGGCAATAACACCTTTAGAACTACTTCAGCCTTCAATTGGCACATTAACCCAAGCTTATTTAAACACTTTTCCAGAAATTCTAAAACACCGCCCTGATTTCTTGCAACGGGTGGTGCAATTTACAGGTTTTGCTTTGATTCAACAGATTCAGGGGATGATTCAATATCAAAAATCTTTTGGCAATATGGGGATTGCGATGCTTCAGGTTGCTAAGACGTTATTAAGCCGTCCTATACAATCGATGCCAACAATTTTTGGTGCTGCTGCTGTTGAATTAACCCACCTGAGTAATTCTCCTGTTTAA
- a CDS encoding peptidylprolyl isomerase produces the protein MTMQHSLEKLTFPEITPASDEDILAYLRHSCKIAEIAIAAEKNALTLKLCEQLDIKVTDEELQAAGDAFRQENKLLGTSETLAWLAQQRISVEDWSQIIRISLLSQKLKEHIFGAAVDDHYINNRDSYKRVALSQILVRDLTEAMNITKALRDKKDSFCALALEYSKGKQSKENGAFVGIRFLTELSPEIANAVTDTKVGELVGPIQTQLGYHILRVEKWFPSDLSEIREQILEMLFKSWLEERIASAPDA, from the coding sequence ATGACCATGCAACACTCTTTAGAAAAACTTACATTCCCAGAAATTACACCTGCAAGTGATGAAGATATCCTTGCTTACCTGCGCCATTCTTGCAAAATAGCTGAAATTGCTATTGCTGCTGAAAAAAATGCTCTGACTTTGAAACTCTGCGAACAGCTAGATATTAAAGTAACAGACGAAGAGTTGCAAGCAGCAGGTGATGCATTTCGCCAAGAAAACAAATTGCTGGGAACATCTGAAACTCTGGCATGGCTAGCACAGCAGCGCATTAGTGTAGAGGATTGGTCGCAAATCATTCGCATATCATTGCTATCTCAAAAGTTGAAAGAACATATTTTCGGTGCAGCAGTGGACGATCATTATATAAACAACCGAGATAGTTATAAACGGGTGGCTTTGTCTCAGATCCTTGTTCGTGATTTGACAGAGGCAATGAATATTACCAAAGCGCTTCGGGACAAAAAAGATTCTTTTTGTGCATTAGCTTTAGAATACTCTAAGGGTAAGCAGTCTAAAGAAAATGGTGCTTTTGTTGGTATCCGGTTTTTAACAGAATTGTCACCAGAAATTGCAAATGCTGTCACTGATACCAAGGTAGGTGAATTAGTAGGCCCAATTCAAACTCAACTTGGTTATCACATCCTGAGAGTTGAGAAGTGGTTCCCATCTGACTTGAGTGAAATCAGAGAGCAAATTTTAGAAATGCTCTTCAAAAGTTGGCTAGAAGAGAGAATAGCTTCTGCTCCTGATGCTTGA
- a CDS encoding T3SS effector HopA1 family protein: MQLLNSSQTQLEPGLTGQLLDVLQDIVRKIEIKSDFSIQHPDYKPLELPSEVVERFQKMPTQMQQKYLSLQLRAFLYGIYYNGSMRSALALDGEENSLLIDLENNTFLGIDLELYEQLHESNCGDSNFDFGWSVIKEEIDGSLVVNKGGLRLHIQPYKHLQTIEKTPVLGDLVAIRMPKNRVQNGFYMAVGNQGFTRFVDANNPLVTVRIYFNLTPEGAVAVMKSLTQQLNKLAIPFSFKVLYNPKDYGRHDSGVLYFDKRDYQVVKEVLQVVYRENKSYFQPEVPLFTMQLLPGLALAEEPDQKFAEQESFGMNRCQIVANGLLKAWYQGDNSPEGRMQAIHEQFSLSGIDLQSVYLNANSENIYQLLNEC, from the coding sequence ATGCAATTATTAAATTCTTCTCAAACTCAGTTAGAGCCTGGATTAACTGGGCAATTACTGGATGTTTTACAAGATATTGTTCGGAAAATTGAGATAAAATCTGACTTCTCCATCCAGCATCCAGATTACAAACCGTTGGAATTACCATCTGAAGTAGTTGAACGTTTTCAGAAGATGCCAACCCAGATGCAACAGAAATATCTGAGTCTGCAATTGCGGGCTTTTCTCTATGGGATATACTACAACGGTTCTATGCGAAGTGCGTTAGCACTAGATGGAGAAGAAAATAGTTTGCTCATAGATTTGGAAAATAATACTTTCCTGGGAATAGATTTAGAATTATATGAGCAATTGCATGAAAGTAATTGTGGAGACAGCAATTTTGACTTTGGTTGGTCTGTCATTAAAGAAGAAATAGACGGTAGCTTAGTAGTAAACAAAGGTGGTTTGAGGTTACATATTCAGCCTTACAAGCATCTTCAAACTATTGAAAAAACCCCTGTATTAGGTGATTTGGTAGCTATTAGAATGCCTAAGAATCGGGTACAAAATGGATTTTACATGGCAGTTGGCAATCAGGGCTTTACTCGTTTTGTAGATGCTAATAACCCATTGGTAACTGTACGAATCTATTTTAATTTAACTCCTGAAGGTGCTGTGGCGGTAATGAAGAGTCTGACACAGCAACTAAATAAGTTAGCAATTCCTTTTAGTTTTAAGGTTTTGTATAATCCAAAAGACTACGGACGGCATGATTCCGGGGTTTTGTATTTTGATAAAAGGGATTATCAGGTAGTTAAAGAAGTTTTACAGGTTGTATATAGAGAAAATAAATCTTATTTTCAGCCAGAGGTTCCCTTATTCACAATGCAGCTTCTACCAGGATTAGCATTAGCAGAAGAACCAGACCAAAAGTTTGCTGAACAGGAAAGTTTTGGGATGAATCGTTGTCAGATTGTGGCCAATGGATTACTAAAAGCTTGGTATCAAGGAGACAATTCTCCAGAGGGAAGGATGCAAGCTATCCATGAGCAATTTTCTTTATCGGGAATTGACTTGCAATCTGTCTACTTGAATGCTAACTCGGAAAATATTTACCAGTTATTGAACGAATGCTAA
- a CDS encoding peptidylprolyl isomerase, translating to MSQTIAITKEDILYQIKLSCKIPEIIEQIVSRKVIISAAEEAGIKVETEELQQAADKIRLANKLNSADDTWEWLKKHGISLDDFEDIVYGTVISSKLTNNLLANKVEPYFFENQLNYAGAVIYEVVLDDEDLALELFYMIREGEMSFYDVAHKYIQDTELRRKGGYRGIVSRQELKPEISAAIFTAVPPQVLKPILTSKGVHLILVEEIIQPQLDDKLRYKIFADLFTEWIKQQVQEVELVISLE from the coding sequence ATGTCACAAACGATCGCTATTACCAAAGAAGATATTCTTTATCAAATCAAACTATCTTGCAAAATTCCTGAGATAATTGAGCAGATTGTTAGCCGCAAGGTGATTATATCTGCCGCCGAAGAAGCTGGCATAAAAGTAGAAACCGAGGAACTTCAACAAGCAGCAGACAAAATCCGGTTAGCTAACAAACTTAATAGTGCTGATGATACCTGGGAATGGCTGAAAAAACATGGTATTTCCCTAGATGATTTTGAAGATATAGTTTATGGCACTGTCATCTCTAGCAAGCTAACTAATAATCTATTAGCTAATAAAGTTGAACCCTATTTCTTTGAAAACCAACTAAATTATGCAGGTGCAGTAATTTATGAAGTTGTATTAGACGATGAAGACTTGGCGCTAGAACTTTTCTACATGATTCGTGAAGGTGAGATGAGCTTTTATGATGTTGCCCATAAATACATTCAGGATACAGAGTTACGTCGAAAAGGGGGATATCGGGGGATAGTGAGTCGCCAAGAGTTAAAACCAGAGATTTCTGCTGCTATCTTTACGGCTGTACCCCCACAAGTTCTAAAACCAATTTTGACTTCTAAGGGAGTACACCTGATTTTGGTTGAAGAGATTATTCAACCGCAACTTGATGACAAATTGCGGTATAAAATTTTTGCAGATTTATTTACAGAATGGATAAAGCAGCAAGTTCAGGAAGTGGAATTAGTAATTAGTCTTGAATAA
- a CDS encoding nif11-class peptide radical SAM maturase 3: MTYRRISYAVWEITLKCNLACQHCGSRAGHTRANELSTAEALDLVKQMAEVGITEVTIIGGEAFLRPDWLEIAQAITKAGMLCGMTTGGYGITLDTAHRMKEAGIGVVSVSVDGLEATHDRLRGKQGSWQWAFKTMSNLKEAGIPFGCNTQINRLSAPEFPQIYEHIRDAGVFAWQIQLTVPMGNAADNGDILLQPYELLDIYPMIARVAERAKEEGVQVQPGNNIGYYGPYERLLRGGDAWSFWQGCSAGLSALGIEADGAIKGCPSLPTTAYTGGNIRDHSLRTIIEETEELRFNLGADTPKGTSHLWGFCKSCEFAELCRGGCSWTAHVFFDKRGNNPYCHHRALTQEKGGIRERVFLQRRADGNPFDNGEFALIEEPINTPWPENDPLHFTSDRIQWPQGWKEEPELVSSQSHSDK; encoded by the coding sequence ATGACTTATCGCCGAATTAGTTATGCAGTTTGGGAAATTACACTCAAGTGTAATCTAGCCTGTCAACACTGCGGTTCTCGTGCAGGTCATACAAGGGCGAACGAACTTTCTACAGCAGAAGCCCTTGATTTAGTCAAACAAATGGCGGAAGTTGGAATCACAGAAGTAACCATAATTGGTGGTGAAGCATTTCTGCGTCCTGACTGGTTAGAGATTGCCCAAGCAATTACCAAAGCTGGGATGTTGTGTGGTATGACCACTGGGGGTTATGGTATCACCTTAGACACAGCCCACCGGATGAAGGAAGCTGGTATTGGGGTAGTTTCTGTGTCAGTTGATGGCTTGGAAGCGACTCATGACCGTCTGCGGGGCAAACAAGGCTCGTGGCAATGGGCGTTTAAGACCATGAGCAATCTTAAAGAAGCAGGTATCCCCTTCGGCTGCAATACGCAAATCAATCGTCTGTCTGCACCAGAATTTCCCCAAATTTATGAGCATATCCGCGACGCTGGAGTATTCGCTTGGCAAATTCAGTTAACTGTACCGATGGGCAATGCTGCCGATAATGGTGATATTTTACTGCAACCTTACGAACTATTGGATATATACCCAATGATTGCTCGTGTTGCTGAACGCGCCAAGGAAGAAGGAGTGCAGGTACAACCAGGAAATAACATCGGCTACTATGGCCCCTATGAGCGATTGCTACGGGGTGGGGATGCTTGGTCATTTTGGCAGGGATGTAGCGCTGGACTGTCTGCTTTAGGTATTGAAGCCGATGGAGCTATTAAAGGTTGTCCCTCGCTACCGACCACAGCCTACACTGGTGGTAATATCCGCGATCATTCACTGCGGACAATTATTGAAGAAACCGAAGAACTACGGTTTAATTTGGGGGCTGATACTCCCAAGGGAACATCACATTTATGGGGTTTCTGTAAGTCTTGCGAATTTGCGGAACTCTGTCGAGGTGGTTGTAGTTGGACTGCTCACGTTTTCTTTGACAAACGAGGTAACAATCCTTACTGTCATCATCGCGCCCTGACTCAGGAAAAAGGCGGTATTCGAGAGCGAGTATTTCTTCAACGTCGGGCAGATGGGAATCCCTTTGATAACGGAGAGTTTGCTCTAATTGAGGAACCGATTAATACCCCTTGGCCTGAAAACGACCCACTTCATTTTACTAGCGATCGCATTCAATGGCCACAAGGTTGGAAAGAAGAACCAGAGTTAGTTAGTTCTCAATCTCATTCAGATAAATAA
- a CDS encoding HlyD family secretion protein: MPNTLNGRVQTQIYEVEQREEILKEQTPDKSTDDWADATKDLLDSLPQVWTRGLLYFLVIFVSIILPWAMLSKVDETGTARGRLEPKGKTVRLDAAVAGTVAEIRVKEGDSVKIGQTLLVLESELVKAELRQAQDKLEGQLNRLSQLNSSKSQLVVSLTTQEQQNQSQELEKQAQIDQARQNMNALRNSYDLQKDEKLAQVNQARQTLGHNQTANKLVNSSLASTEREVNRYRSLWQSGVVPEINVVEKQDIAKDKQQLYEQNQSDIQQAKLRLLEQQSSYERTIRQANADIEQAQLRLKEQERSYQTLTRSSKLAVLKIDEQQKSLETEITTLQAEIAQSKSQIVSLKFQLGQRDLRATVNGRVFQLPIQRAGSVVQPGAMIAEISPQGSPLIIRAQMATNESGFLRKGLPVKLKFDAYPFQDYGVVEGKLLEISPTTIEVETPNGKVAAYDLEIALKQNCIPSANKCIALHPGDTATAEVIVRQRRIIDFLLDPFKQLQQGGVKL; encoded by the coding sequence ATGCCAAACACATTGAATGGAAGAGTTCAAACCCAAATCTATGAGGTAGAACAGCGCGAGGAAATTTTAAAAGAGCAAACACCAGATAAATCAACTGATGATTGGGCTGATGCGACCAAAGATTTACTTGATAGCTTACCCCAGGTTTGGACAAGAGGATTGCTTTATTTTTTGGTGATATTTGTCTCGATAATTTTGCCTTGGGCAATGTTATCTAAAGTAGATGAAACTGGTACAGCAAGAGGGCGACTTGAGCCAAAAGGAAAGACAGTGAGGCTGGATGCTGCTGTGGCAGGTACTGTTGCCGAAATTAGGGTAAAAGAGGGTGATTCGGTTAAAATTGGGCAGACTTTATTAGTATTAGAATCGGAATTAGTTAAGGCAGAATTGCGGCAAGCACAAGATAAATTAGAAGGACAATTAAATCGACTTTCTCAGTTAAATTCATCTAAAAGTCAGTTAGTTGTATCTTTGACAACTCAAGAGCAACAAAACCAATCTCAAGAGTTAGAAAAGCAAGCTCAAATTGACCAAGCACGACAGAATATGAATGCTCTTAGGAATTCCTATGATTTACAAAAAGACGAAAAATTAGCTCAAGTAAATCAAGCACGACAAACTCTTGGGCATAATCAAACAGCTAATAAGTTAGTCAACAGTAGTTTAGCCAGTACCGAGCGAGAAGTTAATCGCTATCGCAGTCTTTGGCAGTCAGGGGTTGTTCCAGAAATTAATGTTGTTGAGAAACAAGATATAGCTAAAGATAAACAACAATTATACGAACAAAATCAGTCAGATATTCAACAAGCTAAACTACGTTTGCTAGAACAACAAAGTAGTTACGAGCGAACTATTCGGCAAGCAAATGCAGATATTGAACAGGCACAGTTGCGACTGAAAGAACAAGAAAGGAGTTATCAGACTTTAACTCGTTCCAGTAAGCTAGCTGTGTTAAAAATCGACGAACAACAAAAGAGTTTAGAGACAGAAATTACTACACTTCAGGCAGAAATTGCTCAAAGTAAGAGTCAGATTGTCTCGTTAAAGTTTCAGTTAGGACAACGAGACTTAAGAGCTACCGTGAATGGTAGAGTGTTTCAATTACCGATACAACGGGCTGGATCTGTAGTGCAGCCGGGAGCAATGATTGCAGAGATTTCACCCCAAGGTTCGCCATTAATAATTCGGGCGCAAATGGCAACAAACGAGAGTGGTTTTTTGCGAAAAGGATTGCCAGTAAAGTTAAAGTTTGATGCTTATCCCTTTCAGGATTATGGGGTAGTGGAAGGAAAATTGTTAGAGATTTCTCCCACTACCATAGAGGTGGAAACACCTAATGGCAAGGTAGCAGCTTATGACTTGGAAATTGCCCTCAAACAAAATTGTATTCCCTCGGCTAATAAGTGTATTGCCTTGCATCCTGGGGATACGGCGACAGCTGAAGTAATTGTACGTCAGCGCCGGATTATTGATTTTCTACTCGATCCATTTAAGCAGTTACAACAGGGTGGAGTGAAATTGTAG
- a CDS encoding aldo/keto reductase: MLITNLASQSLVKSDRVDPLNAKFPKSDLPFYRKLGRTDLTVSCLGLGGGGSISSEDTLYAFDQGINYFFYSSDLHHYIYSSMAGALRQMCGRGSLVREKVVLATVTYIKSPDMAIAALLDQFVELGIDYIDVFFWGWIGSKDGSALEDCLQLSPDLKGANSVYQRQIEKIVGVSERLKKMGAVRYIGASFHDMNLAQQWSNSPLLDVVMVRHNVAHKSAQSQVFNQLDSQDSHRPGIVTFKSTGSHTGALWNAPQGLPENCWQPSVPDLYRYSLSQNCVDVCLAGWQRREEIDAAISSVQQGKLTPAEINYLNLYGDLHRNQLSLKDISPENLIYRS, from the coding sequence ATGCTAATAACTAATCTTGCGTCACAATCCTTGGTCAAATCAGATCGAGTTGATCCTCTAAATGCTAAATTCCCGAAATCAGATTTACCTTTCTACCGAAAACTGGGGCGAACTGACTTAACAGTTAGCTGTCTAGGCTTAGGTGGTGGTGGCAGCATTTCCAGTGAAGATACGCTTTACGCCTTTGACCAAGGAATTAACTATTTTTTTTACTCCAGTGACCTGCACCACTATATCTATAGCTCTATGGCTGGAGCGCTGCGCCAGATGTGTGGACGTGGTTCCTTGGTGCGAGAGAAAGTAGTGCTAGCGACAGTAACTTACATTAAAAGTCCAGACATGGCGATCGCTGCACTGCTCGATCAGTTTGTAGAATTAGGTATTGACTATATTGATGTATTTTTCTGGGGCTGGATTGGTTCTAAGGATGGGTCAGCTTTAGAAGATTGTTTACAGCTTTCTCCTGATTTAAAAGGAGCTAATTCTGTATATCAGCGTCAGATTGAAAAAATAGTTGGAGTTTCAGAGCGCCTTAAAAAAATGGGGGCTGTTCGCTATATCGGAGCCTCTTTTCATGATATGAATCTGGCTCAACAATGGTCTAACAGCCCTTTATTAGATGTAGTCATGGTTAGACACAATGTTGCTCATAAGTCTGCTCAATCGCAAGTGTTTAATCAACTAGACTCCCAAGACTCTCATAGACCAGGTATCGTTACTTTTAAATCTACAGGCTCTCACACAGGCGCTCTTTGGAATGCTCCCCAAGGTCTGCCTGAAAATTGTTGGCAACCTTCAGTACCTGATTTATATCGCTACTCTTTAAGCCAAAACTGTGTAGATGTTTGCTTGGCTGGATGGCAACGTCGGGAAGAAATTGATGCAGCCATTTCTAGTGTCCAGCAAGGCAAACTTACACCTGCGGAAATTAATTACCTGAATTTGTATGGAGATTTACACCGCAATCAACTTTCTCTCAAAGATATTTCGCCAGAAAACTTGATTTATCGCTCCTAA
- a CDS encoding Nif11-like leader peptide family natural product precursor has protein sequence MSIENVKSFYEKLANDEAFRNQIQSVNSKEECSQIVKDAGYDFTLEEYEEYTAQLLESADSEGELKDLSEKELAAVFGGLTGWRNSILIYGAPGGLWNFR, from the coding sequence ATGTCCATAGAAAATGTCAAAAGTTTCTACGAAAAGCTAGCAAATGATGAAGCGTTTCGTAATCAAATTCAAAGCGTTAATAGCAAGGAAGAATGTAGCCAAATAGTTAAAGATGCTGGCTACGATTTCACTCTAGAAGAGTATGAAGAATATACCGCTCAATTGTTGGAGTCTGCCGATAGTGAAGGTGAACTCAAGGATTTAAGTGAAAAAGAACTAGCAGCAGTTTTTGGTGGATTAACTGGGTGGAGGAATTCAATTTTGATATATGGAGCGCCAGGCGGTCTCTGGAATTTTAGGTAG